The following are encoded together in the Roseobacter denitrificans OCh 114 genome:
- a CDS encoding DUF4212 domain-containing protein, translating into MAEQQTNTDSRAAEDAGGYWTANIRMIRISLIIWALVSFGFGILLRPVISGIGVGGTDLGFWFAQQGSILVFLALIFFYAWRMNKIDKQYGVEE; encoded by the coding sequence ATGGCAGAACAACAAACAAACACAGACAGCCGGGCTGCGGAGGACGCGGGTGGGTATTGGACCGCCAATATCCGCATGATCCGGATCAGTCTGATCATATGGGCCCTTGTGTCCTTTGGCTTTGGCATTTTGCTGCGCCCGGTGATTTCGGGCATTGGCGTTGGCGGTACGGATCTGGGCTTCTGGTTTGCCCAGCAAGGTTCCATTCTCGTCTTTCTCGCACTGATCTTTTTCTACGCCTGGCGGATGAACAAGATCGACAAACAATACGGCGTGGAGGAATAG
- the rarD gene encoding EamA family transporter RarD, protein MSAYFLWGFLPIYMKALAEVTPLEVLAHRVVWSIPIAAIVLVALGRTKDLRAALMSPRTLAMGAVTAALISANWGIYIWSIFSGKALEAALGYYINPLFSVFLGALLLGERLDKIKWAAMALALAAVIILTVESGSVPIVALALTGTWGFYAYFKRSLPIGPNQGFLLEVLLLSVPALGFIAYLAYSGTGHFMMGSAPDTWLLIGCGVVTAVPLMLYANGAKLLRLSTIGMLQYIAPTMIFLIAVFVFGEQFGRARMIAFPMIWCALALYSYALWKETRLARA, encoded by the coding sequence ATGTCTGCCTACTTTTTGTGGGGTTTTTTGCCCATCTACATGAAGGCACTGGCGGAGGTCACACCGCTCGAGGTCCTTGCGCATCGGGTCGTCTGGTCGATCCCGATTGCAGCAATCGTGCTCGTCGCACTGGGGCGCACGAAAGACCTGCGCGCGGCGTTGATGTCGCCGCGCACGCTCGCGATGGGGGCTGTGACGGCCGCGCTGATCTCGGCGAACTGGGGGATTTACATCTGGTCCATCTTTTCGGGCAAGGCGCTTGAGGCCGCCCTTGGCTATTACATCAACCCGTTGTTCAGCGTCTTTCTGGGCGCGTTGCTGCTGGGGGAACGGCTCGACAAGATCAAATGGGCTGCCATGGCGCTCGCCCTGGCGGCGGTCATTATTCTGACAGTGGAAAGCGGTTCCGTTCCCATCGTCGCACTTGCACTGACCGGAACCTGGGGGTTTTACGCATACTTCAAACGGTCGCTCCCCATCGGACCAAATCAAGGATTCCTGCTCGAAGTTCTGCTGCTGTCTGTGCCGGCTTTGGGGTTCATTGCATATCTGGCCTATTCCGGCACTGGGCATTTCATGATGGGCAGTGCGCCTGATACGTGGCTGCTGATCGGCTGCGGCGTCGTAACGGCGGTTCCGCTGATGTTATATGCAAACGGGGCAAAACTGTTGCGCCTTTCCACGATTGGCATGCTCCAATACATCGCGCCCACGATGATTTTCCTGATCGCGGTCTTTGTTTTTGGGGAGCAATTTGGCCGCGCGCGGATGATCGCCTTCCCGATGATCTGGTGTGCCTTGGCGCTTTATTCATATGCGCTGTGGAAAGAAACACGGCTGGCCCGCGCCTGA
- a CDS encoding DUF2306 domain-containing protein, translated as MGNSLFVAALILFALPFAYYAVARGMMLNDPGEQALSRLFHGGAALSNTAVYGHMIAGGLITALAPLQLSRVLRQRAALLHRTLGYVLVSAAMFTSLGGLIYIVLQGTIGGPVMSIGFALYGILMLLACVQTVRYARLRHPLHRLWAERLVILALASLLYRVHYGVWEILTGGLGSRDDFSGPFDVIQVFAFYLPYLALHGWLWRRRESR; from the coding sequence GTGGGCAATTCGCTGTTTGTGGCTGCCCTGATCCTGTTTGCGCTGCCCTTCGCCTATTATGCGGTGGCGCGCGGCATGATGCTGAACGATCCCGGCGAACAGGCACTGTCGCGGCTGTTTCACGGTGGTGCCGCACTGAGCAATACCGCGGTCTACGGCCATATGATCGCGGGTGGTTTGATCACCGCACTCGCGCCGCTGCAGTTGTCGCGGGTTTTGCGCCAGCGCGCGGCCCTGCTGCACCGCACTTTGGGGTATGTTCTTGTCAGTGCGGCCATGTTCACCAGCCTCGGCGGGCTGATCTATATCGTGCTGCAAGGCACCATTGGTGGCCCGGTCATGAGCATCGGCTTTGCGCTATATGGCATCCTGATGCTTTTGGCCTGCGTCCAGACAGTGCGCTATGCGCGGTTGCGGCACCCACTTCACCGGCTTTGGGCCGAACGACTGGTGATCCTCGCGCTGGCCTCATTGCTCTACCGCGTGCATTACGGCGTTTGGGAAATCCTGACCGGTGGGCTTGGGTCACGGGATGACTTTTCCGGGCCGTTCGATGTCATTCAGGTCTTTGCGTTCTATCTGCCCTACCTTGCCCTGCACGGCTGGCTCTGGCGCAGGCGGGAATCCCGCTAG
- the acs gene encoding acetate--CoA ligase — MTRTPHVTLSQYASLYSESVSDSEGFWRREGGRVDWIKPFTKVRDVNFDLGSVSINWYGDGTLNVAANCVDRHLATRADQTAIIWEPDDPKDAAKHITYKQLHVSVCKMANVLESLGVRRGDRVVIYLPMIPEAAYAMLACARIGAIHSIVFAGFSPDALAARINGSDAKVVITADHAPRGGRATALKANTDAALLHCKDSVKCLVVKRTGGQTTWIDGRDFDCGEMMLEASDVSHPAEMNAEDPLFILYTSGSTGQPKGVVHTSGGYLTYAAMTHEIVFDYHDGDVFWCTADVGWVTGHSYIVYGPLANGATTIMFEGVPTYPDASRFWQVCEKHKVNQFYTAPTAIRALMGQGKEFVEKCDLSDLKVLGTVGEPINPEAWNWYNDVVGKGKCPIVDTWWQTETGGHLMTPLPGAHTMKPGSAMKPFFGIKPMVLEPASGEVLEGNDVEGVLVIADSWPGQMRTIWGDHERFEKTYFSDYKGYYFTGDGCKRDADGDYWITGRVDDVINVSGHRMGTAEVESALVAHAKVAEAAVVGYPHDIKGQGIYCYVTLMNGEEPSDELYQELRKWVRAEIGPIASPDLIQWAPGLPKTRSGKIMRRILRKIAEDDFATLGDTSTLADPTVVDDLIKNRMNKQDA; from the coding sequence ATGACCAGAACACCCCACGTCACCTTATCGCAATACGCGTCTCTTTATTCGGAGTCTGTTTCGGATTCTGAGGGGTTTTGGCGGCGTGAGGGGGGGCGGGTTGACTGGATCAAGCCGTTCACCAAGGTCAGGGATGTGAACTTCGATCTCGGCTCTGTGTCGATCAACTGGTACGGCGATGGGACGTTGAATGTGGCGGCCAATTGCGTCGATCGCCATCTGGCCACGCGCGCCGATCAGACCGCGATCATCTGGGAGCCGGATGACCCCAAGGATGCCGCCAAACATATCACCTACAAGCAATTGCATGTTTCGGTCTGCAAGATGGCCAATGTGCTGGAAAGCCTTGGCGTGCGGCGCGGCGACCGGGTGGTGATCTACCTGCCGATGATCCCCGAGGCGGCCTATGCGATGCTGGCCTGTGCGCGCATCGGCGCGATCCACTCCATCGTCTTTGCCGGGTTCTCGCCCGATGCACTTGCCGCGCGGATCAATGGCAGTGACGCCAAAGTCGTCATCACCGCCGATCACGCCCCGCGCGGCGGGCGCGCCACAGCGCTCAAGGCCAATACGGATGCGGCCCTGCTGCACTGCAAGGACAGCGTGAAGTGCCTCGTCGTCAAGCGCACAGGCGGGCAGACCACCTGGATCGACGGGCGCGATTTTGACTGCGGCGAGATGATGCTGGAGGCCTCCGATGTCTCCCACCCCGCCGAGATGAACGCCGAAGACCCGCTGTTCATCCTCTATACCTCCGGCTCCACCGGGCAGCCCAAGGGCGTCGTGCACACCTCGGGCGGCTATCTCACCTATGCCGCGATGACCCATGAGATCGTGTTTGATTACCACGATGGCGATGTGTTCTGGTGCACCGCCGATGTGGGCTGGGTGACGGGCCACAGCTATATCGTCTACGGGCCGCTGGCCAATGGCGCGACCACCATCATGTTCGAGGGCGTGCCGACCTACCCCGATGCCAGCCGCTTCTGGCAGGTCTGCGAAAAGCACAAAGTCAACCAGTTCTACACCGCCCCCACCGCCATCCGCGCGCTGATGGGACAGGGCAAGGAGTTCGTCGAAAAATGCGATCTGAGTGATCTCAAGGTGCTGGGCACCGTGGGCGAGCCGATCAACCCCGAGGCCTGGAACTGGTACAATGACGTGGTGGGCAAGGGCAAATGCCCCATCGTCGACACCTGGTGGCAGACCGAAACAGGCGGGCATCTGATGACCCCTCTGCCCGGCGCGCATACCATGAAACCGGGCTCGGCGATGAAGCCTTTCTTTGGCATCAAGCCGATGGTGCTGGAGCCTGCGTCAGGCGAGGTGCTGGAGGGCAACGACGTCGAGGGCGTGCTGGTCATCGCCGACAGCTGGCCCGGCCAGATGCGCACCATCTGGGGCGATCACGAACGCTTCGAAAAGACCTACTTCTCTGATTACAAAGGCTATTACTTCACCGGAGATGGCTGCAAGCGCGACGCGGACGGCGATTACTGGATCACGGGACGGGTCGATGACGTGATCAACGTCTCGGGCCACCGCATGGGCACCGCAGAGGTCGAAAGCGCGCTGGTCGCCCACGCCAAAGTCGCCGAAGCCGCCGTTGTCGGATACCCGCATGACATCAAGGGACAGGGCATCTATTGCTACGTCACCCTGATGAACGGCGAAGAACCCAGCGATGAACTCTATCAGGAATTGCGCAAATGGGTCCGCGCAGAAATCGGCCCCATCGCATCCCCAGACCTCATCCAATGGGCCCCCGGCCTGCCCAAAACACGCTCCGGCAAAATCATGCGCCGCATCCTGCGCAAAATCGCCGAAGACGACTTCGCAACCCTCGGAGACACCTCAACACTCGCAGACCCAACCGTCGTCGATGACCTCATCAAAAACAGAATGAACAAACAGGACGCTTGA
- a CDS encoding L,D-transpeptidase, translating to MGGTVAAHAAVPITLPDYNMPEKFLPREVRLRNDLDPFEIHVDPGQYALYWTLPDKRAIRYAVGIGRTHLYEHGEFFVGAKKEWPSWTPTPEMIERDPQSYARFADGMPGGLNNPLGSRGLYLFTPSRGDTFLRIHGTNDPETIGRRVSNGCARLINDQMIDLYDRVPLKTRVVLYPIGRT from the coding sequence ATGGGGGGCACGGTTGCGGCCCACGCCGCAGTGCCTATCACCCTGCCGGATTACAACATGCCCGAGAAGTTCTTGCCGCGCGAAGTGCGCTTGCGTAATGACCTCGACCCTTTTGAAATTCATGTCGATCCGGGGCAATATGCGCTTTACTGGACGCTCCCTGATAAAAGGGCGATCCGCTATGCGGTCGGTATTGGGCGCACGCACCTTTATGAACATGGCGAATTTTTTGTTGGGGCCAAAAAGGAATGGCCGAGTTGGACGCCGACACCGGAAATGATCGAGCGCGACCCGCAAAGCTATGCGCGCTTTGCAGACGGGATGCCGGGCGGGCTCAACAATCCGCTTGGATCACGCGGGCTTTACCTGTTCACGCCCAGCCGGGGCGACACGTTTTTGCGCATTCACGGCACCAATGACCCCGAAACCATCGGTCGGCGTGTGTCGAATGGATGTGCGCGTCTGATCAATGACCAGATGATCGACCTATATGACCGTGTCCCGCTCAAGACACGCGTGGTGCTGTACCCGATCGGGCGCACTTAG
- a CDS encoding adenylate kinase codes for MDGSTHPNTAPVLILLGPPGAGKGTQARMLQEKFGLVQLSTGDLLRAAVAAGTKAGIEAKAVMAAGGLVSDEIVLQVLADRLCEPDCAAGVVLDGFPRTTGQAEALDQMLAKSGQRINAAIALEVDNVKMVLRIAGRFTCADCGEGYHDNFKPTRAEGVCDGCGSTKMTRRADDNAQTVMSRLDAYQEQTEPLIAYYDAKGSLRRVNAMGDISAIAQSIAQIVSRVTA; via the coding sequence ATGGATGGTTCAACACACCCAAACACCGCACCGGTCCTGATCCTGCTTGGCCCTCCGGGAGCCGGCAAGGGCACGCAAGCCCGCATGCTGCAGGAAAAATTCGGCCTTGTGCAACTCTCCACCGGTGACCTGTTGCGCGCGGCTGTGGCCGCGGGCACCAAGGCCGGGATCGAAGCCAAGGCCGTTATGGCCGCCGGCGGGCTGGTCAGTGACGAAATCGTCCTGCAAGTTCTTGCCGACCGCCTGTGCGAACCTGATTGCGCCGCTGGCGTGGTGCTTGACGGGTTTCCGCGCACAACCGGTCAGGCCGAGGCACTGGATCAGATGCTTGCGAAATCTGGCCAGCGCATCAATGCCGCAATCGCGCTGGAGGTCGACAACGTCAAGATGGTTCTGCGCATCGCGGGCCGCTTCACCTGTGCCGACTGCGGTGAAGGCTATCACGACAATTTCAAACCGACCCGGGCAGAGGGTGTTTGCGATGGCTGCGGCAGCACCAAGATGACGCGCCGGGCCGACGACAATGCCCAGACCGTCATGTCACGCCTTGATGCATATCAAGAACAAACCGAACCACTGATTGCATATTACGACGCTAAGGGATCGCTGCGTCGGGTCAATGCGATGGGCGACATCTCGGCCATCGCCCAAAGCATCGCGCAAATCGTTTCGAGAGTTACAGCTTGA
- a CDS encoding 3'-5' exonuclease — translation MKNLSLRLRVFLFFCLTAFGSIAICLGALYMGFRQLGDGDALSAFITSGVIAGFGILGLVVLIWLLFDENVSKPIEALAASLRVRTHVDIDTEIEAETAKYLGDLAPAVCAIHRKLRDETRASSEAVVERTARLDAQRSQLLQILSDIPVAVIVARQDHQIILYDGQAADLMERECPARLKGSVFDYLDKQSVLEALSALKKQNALRHEIALKGRSGAVYKGHIRVFGADAGYTLMLEPLRPDAARPLVYDFDLLDFEEPTSLDQTRLRDLTFVVFDSETTGLDPHTDEVVQLGAVRVVNGKIIEGEVFDTLVNPGRTIPPGSTAVHQISDAMVADAPGFDVACRAFHQFAEHAVIVAHNAPFDMAFLRRQCRDQDYAFDNPILDTVHLSAVVFGGSAEHTLDALCDRLNVHIPDDVRHTGLGDALATAKALVALIPVLEARGFTTFEQVRAEIQKHSRILKVEA, via the coding sequence ATGAAAAACCTCAGCCTCCGGCTCCGGGTCTTTCTGTTCTTTTGCCTGACGGCCTTTGGCAGTATCGCGATCTGCCTTGGCGCGCTTTACATGGGGTTTCGCCAGTTGGGGGACGGTGATGCGCTGTCGGCCTTCATCACGTCCGGTGTGATCGCGGGCTTTGGCATTCTGGGTCTGGTGGTCCTGATCTGGCTTTTGTTCGACGAAAACGTCAGCAAACCGATCGAGGCATTGGCCGCCAGTCTGCGCGTGCGCACCCACGTCGATATCGACACGGAAATCGAAGCGGAAACCGCCAAATACCTCGGTGATCTGGCACCGGCTGTCTGCGCGATCCACCGCAAGCTCAGGGATGAGACGCGCGCCTCCTCCGAGGCGGTGGTGGAACGCACCGCGCGGCTGGATGCGCAGCGCTCGCAACTGTTGCAAATCCTGTCTGACATTCCCGTCGCCGTGATCGTGGCGCGGCAGGATCACCAGATCATCCTTTATGACGGGCAGGCCGCCGACCTGATGGAACGGGAATGCCCTGCCCGCCTCAAAGGATCGGTGTTTGACTACCTTGACAAACAATCCGTGCTTGAGGCCCTGTCTGCGCTGAAAAAGCAAAACGCCCTGCGCCATGAGATCGCCCTCAAAGGCCGCTCCGGCGCGGTTTACAAAGGTCACATCCGGGTGTTCGGCGCGGATGCGGGCTACACCTTGATGCTGGAGCCACTGCGCCCCGATGCCGCGCGCCCTCTGGTCTATGACTTTGACCTGCTCGACTTCGAAGAACCCACATCGCTGGATCAAACGAGACTGCGTGATCTGACATTCGTTGTTTTTGACAGCGAAACGACCGGTCTTGATCCACATACGGACGAGGTTGTGCAATTGGGCGCCGTGCGTGTCGTCAACGGCAAGATCATCGAAGGCGAGGTCTTTGATACGCTGGTCAATCCCGGCCGGACCATCCCGCCGGGGTCCACGGCGGTGCATCAGATCAGTGATGCCATGGTCGCCGATGCGCCGGGCTTTGATGTCGCCTGCCGCGCGTTCCATCAATTCGCCGAACACGCCGTGATCGTCGCCCATAACGCCCCCTTTGATATGGCATTCCTCAGACGCCAGTGTCGTGATCAGGACTATGCGTTCGACAACCCCATTCTGGATACGGTACATCTGTCCGCGGTGGTTTTTGGCGGCTCGGCAGAACATACGCTGGATGCTTTATGCGACCGTCTGAACGTGCATATTCCCGATGACGTGCGCCACACCGGGCTTGGCGATGCGCTGGCCACGGCCAAGGCGCTGGTTGCGCTGATCCCGGTGCTGGAGGCGCGGGGTTTTACAACCTTTGAACAGGTCCGCGCGGAAATTCAGAAACACAGCCGCATTCTGAAGGTTGAAGCCTAG
- a CDS encoding SDR family oxidoreductase has translation MSLSLFDLTGRRALITGSSQGIGFALAKGLQAAGADIVLNGRDTDKLAAAAAQLGEGTHQLPFDATDHAGVRAAVDGFEAEHGAIDILVNNAGMQHRTALEDFPADAFEKLMQTNIASVFHVGQACARHMIRRSKGKIINIASVQTALARPGIAPYTMTKGAVANLTKGMATDWAQYGLQCNGLAPGYFDTPLNAALVADPEFTTWLEKRTPAGRWGKVEELVGTCIFLASDASSFVNGTTVFVDGGITASL, from the coding sequence ATGAGCCTGAGCCTATTTGACCTGACGGGCCGCCGCGCCCTGATTACGGGATCGTCGCAAGGCATCGGCTTTGCACTCGCCAAGGGCCTGCAAGCGGCGGGCGCTGACATCGTGCTGAACGGGCGCGACACGGACAAACTCGCCGCTGCCGCCGCGCAGTTGGGCGAGGGGACGCATCAGCTGCCCTTTGATGCAACGGACCACGCGGGTGTGCGTGCGGCGGTGGACGGGTTCGAGGCCGAGCACGGGGCGATTGATATCCTTGTGAATAATGCCGGAATGCAGCACCGCACCGCCCTTGAGGATTTCCCCGCGGATGCCTTTGAAAAGCTGATGCAGACAAACATCGCCAGTGTTTTCCATGTGGGCCAAGCCTGCGCGCGCCATATGATCCGCCGGAGCAAGGGCAAGATCATCAATATCGCCTCGGTGCAGACCGCGCTGGCACGGCCCGGGATCGCGCCTTACACGATGACCAAGGGCGCGGTTGCCAACCTGACCAAAGGCATGGCCACCGACTGGGCGCAATACGGGTTGCAGTGCAATGGGCTGGCGCCGGGGTATTTCGACACGCCGCTGAATGCCGCCTTGGTCGCGGACCCCGAGTTCACGACGTGGCTTGAAAAACGCACCCCTGCGGGGCGCTGGGGCAAGGTCGAGGAACTGGTCGGCACCTGTATTTTTCTGGCATCGGATGCGTCATCTTTTGTCAATGGGACGACCGTATTCGTGGATGGCGGGATCACGGCATCGCTTTAG
- a CDS encoding DUF294 nucleotidyltransferase-like domain-containing protein has translation MNEDALTFLSRQHPYDELPAGVLNDVAAQVEKLSVAEGEMIYAYGEPLEGLYIIQSGLVDVRDQSDTQVSMLERGNSFGERGLLADGNAVTSARAVRDTLLIRVPVSLFNTLRTEQSPFQRFFARSSARPDKSATQQTSLAQVSVDALMVRNPVTCTPGTSVVDAAVLMTSRRISCLCITEEDRLTGIVTLRDLVGKALAAGLPPQTPLSDIIQNEPVSLPPTAIGSDVLHMMMEYNLGHLPIVDAGKLVGIVTQTDLTRYQATTAAGLVADAARAQSVEALADITGRIPALLVQLVAAGNRHDVVTRMITDIADVVTRRLLNMAEEKLGPAPLRYLWLACGSQGRQEQTGVSDQDNCLILEDGASRDDIAYFHEMATFVSDGLNACGYVYCPGDMMATNPRWCQPLSVWKEYFNGWIKSPSKEAQMLASVMFDLRPIGGDASLFHGMQQATLEKAAKNSIFTAHMASNSLTHQTPLGLLRGLATISSGDHRKTIDTKLNGVVPVVDLGRMYALQGKLTVANTRARLIAALNNKTISAKGGRDLLEAYDLVAQTRLEHQARLIKEGKAPDNYLPPARLSDFERSHLRDAFVVIKTMQSALMQGRGILG, from the coding sequence ATGAACGAAGATGCCCTGACCTTTCTGTCGCGCCAGCACCCCTATGATGAGTTGCCCGCCGGTGTGCTCAACGATGTGGCCGCACAGGTTGAGAAACTCAGCGTCGCTGAAGGCGAGATGATCTATGCTTACGGCGAACCGCTTGAGGGGCTCTACATCATCCAATCCGGGCTGGTCGATGTCCGGGATCAATCCGACACGCAGGTCTCCATGCTGGAGCGTGGAAACTCTTTTGGCGAACGGGGATTGCTGGCAGATGGCAATGCCGTCACATCGGCCCGCGCCGTCAGGGACACGCTTTTGATCCGCGTGCCCGTTTCGCTTTTCAACACCCTGCGCACCGAACAATCCCCTTTTCAGCGCTTTTTTGCACGCAGCAGCGCACGCCCCGACAAGAGCGCAACGCAGCAGACCAGCCTCGCGCAGGTCTCGGTCGATGCGCTGATGGTCCGTAATCCGGTGACCTGCACGCCGGGGACTTCGGTGGTGGATGCGGCGGTTCTGATGACATCACGGCGCATTTCCTGCCTGTGCATCACCGAAGAGGACCGTCTGACCGGGATCGTGACCCTGCGTGACCTTGTGGGCAAAGCGCTTGCGGCAGGTCTGCCCCCGCAAACGCCGCTCAGCGACATCATCCAGAACGAACCCGTGTCACTGCCACCAACCGCCATCGGTTCGGACGTGCTGCATATGATGATGGAATACAACCTCGGCCATTTGCCGATTGTCGACGCGGGCAAGCTGGTCGGGATCGTCACGCAAACCGACCTCACCCGCTATCAGGCGACAACTGCCGCGGGGCTCGTTGCTGATGCGGCACGCGCCCAAAGCGTCGAGGCGCTCGCGGATATCACGGGCCGCATTCCAGCACTGCTCGTGCAACTGGTTGCGGCCGGAAACCGGCATGACGTCGTAACGCGCATGATCACGGACATCGCGGATGTGGTGACACGCAGATTGCTGAACATGGCAGAGGAAAAACTCGGCCCCGCACCGCTACGGTATCTGTGGCTTGCCTGCGGATCACAAGGGCGGCAGGAACAGACAGGTGTGTCGGATCAGGACAATTGCCTGATCCTTGAGGATGGCGCATCGCGGGATGACATCGCCTATTTTCACGAGATGGCCACCTTTGTCAGCGATGGGTTGAACGCCTGCGGCTATGTCTATTGCCCCGGCGACATGATGGCCACGAACCCGCGCTGGTGCCAGCCGCTGTCGGTCTGGAAAGAGTATTTCAACGGCTGGATCAAGAGCCCGAGCAAGGAAGCACAGATGCTGGCCTCCGTGATGTTCGACCTGCGCCCCATCGGCGGCGACGCATCGCTCTTTCACGGTATGCAACAGGCCACGCTGGAAAAAGCCGCCAAGAACTCGATCTTCACCGCGCATATGGCCAGCAATTCACTGACCCATCAGACACCTCTGGGGCTGCTGCGCGGTCTTGCCACCATCAGCTCCGGCGATCACCGCAAGACCATCGACACCAAGCTGAACGGGGTCGTACCCGTGGTTGATCTGGGGCGCATGTATGCCCTGCAAGGCAAGCTCACCGTCGCCAACACGCGCGCCCGGTTGATTGCCGCGCTCAACAACAAGACGATCAGCGCCAAGGGCGGGCGCGACCTGCTGGAGGCCTATGATCTGGTTGCACAGACGCGGCTTGAACATCAGGCGCGGCTGATCAAGGAGGGCAAGGCACCCGACAACTACCTGCCCCCGGCCCGCCTGTCGGATTTCGAACGCAGTCACCTGCGGGATGCTTTTGTCGTGATCAAAACAATGCAGTCGGCTCTGATGCAAGGACGTGGCATCTTGGGCTGA
- a CDS encoding sodium:solute symporter family protein — MDQFTLNLLFVGASFALYIGIAVWARAGSTSEFYAAGRGVHPVTNGMATAADWMSAASFISMAGLIAFTGYDNSSFLMGWTGGYVLLALLLAPYLRKFGKFTVSEFIGDRFYSPTARLVAVICLLVASITYVIGQMQGVGIAFGRFLEIDAFWGLLLGSCVVFAYAVFGGMKGVTYTQVAQYCVLILAYTIPAVFISLQLTGTPIPALGLFSETLNADGTSSGVYLLTKLDQIVTDLGFASYTEAHKDSLNMVLFTLSLMIGTAGLPHVIMRFFTVPRVSDARWSAGWTLVFIALLYLTAPAVGAMARLNISEMMWPNGVNGEAVSVETIETSPEYNWMATWQKTGLLDWEDKNGDGKIQYYNDKNDAMAEKAAANGWEGNELTNFNRDILVLANPEIANLPGWVIGLVAAGGLAAALSTAAGLLLAISSAVSHDLLKGQLTPNMSEKSELLAARISMAAAIVVAVILGLNPPGFAAQTVALAFGLAAASIFPALMMGIFSKRVNNVGAVAGMLAGLVFTLVYIFLHKGWFFIPDTNSFADTAEGSLLGIQSTAIGAVGAVINFAVAFGVSSITKETPQEIKDLVESVRVPAGAGGAVDH, encoded by the coding sequence ATGGACCAGTTTACACTGAACCTGCTGTTTGTGGGCGCGTCTTTCGCGCTTTACATCGGCATTGCGGTCTGGGCCCGTGCAGGCTCGACCTCCGAATTCTATGCCGCGGGCCGGGGTGTTCATCCTGTCACCAACGGTATGGCCACGGCGGCGGACTGGATGTCTGCGGCGTCCTTCATTTCCATGGCCGGTCTGATTGCCTTCACCGGGTATGACAACTCCTCCTTCCTGATGGGCTGGACAGGCGGCTATGTGCTGCTGGCACTGCTCTTGGCGCCTTACCTGCGAAAGTTCGGCAAGTTCACCGTGTCTGAATTCATCGGTGATCGTTTCTACTCCCCCACGGCGCGTCTGGTGGCCGTGATCTGCCTGCTGGTGGCCTCGATCACCTATGTGATCGGACAGATGCAGGGTGTGGGCATCGCCTTTGGCCGCTTCCTTGAGATCGACGCCTTCTGGGGTCTGCTTCTGGGGTCTTGCGTCGTGTTCGCTTATGCCGTTTTCGGCGGCATGAAGGGTGTTACATACACGCAGGTCGCGCAATACTGCGTGCTGATCCTCGCCTACACGATCCCGGCTGTGTTCATCTCTCTGCAACTGACGGGGACACCCATCCCGGCGCTCGGTCTGTTTTCAGAAACGCTCAACGCAGATGGCACAAGCAGCGGTGTTTACCTGCTGACAAAACTGGACCAGATCGTAACCGACCTTGGTTTTGCCAGCTACACCGAGGCGCATAAAGACAGCCTGAACATGGTTCTCTTTACCCTGTCACTGATGATCGGGACCGCCGGTTTGCCGCATGTGATCATGCGCTTCTTTACAGTCCCACGCGTATCTGACGCACGTTGGTCGGCGGGCTGGACGCTGGTCTTCATCGCGCTGCTCTATCTCACGGCCCCTGCGGTTGGTGCGATGGCACGCCTGAACATCTCCGAGATGATGTGGCCAAACGGTGTGAACGGCGAAGCAGTATCGGTTGAGACAATCGAGACATCGCCCGAGTACAACTGGATGGCGACATGGCAGAAAACCGGTCTTCTCGATTGGGAAGACAAGAACGGCGACGGCAAGATCCAGTACTACAACGACAAGAACGACGCGATGGCTGAAAAGGCGGCGGCAAACGGCTGGGAAGGCAATGAGCTGACCAACTTCAACCGCGACATCCTCGTGCTGGCCAACCCTGAGATTGCGAACCTGCCGGGCTGGGTGATCGGTCTTGTGGCTGCGGGCGGTCTTGCCGCGGCGCTGTCCACGGCGGCCGGTCTGTTGCTGGCGATCTCCTCAGCGGTCAGTCATGACCTGCTCAAGGGGCAGCTGACGCCGAACATGTCGGAAAAATCCGAACTGCTTGCGGCGCGGATCTCCATGGCGGCAGCGATCGTGGTCGCGGTCATCCTCGGCCTCAATCCTCCGGGCTTTGCGGCGCAGACGGTGGCTCTGGCCTTTGGTCTGGCGGCGGCGTCGATCTTCCCGGCCCTGATGATGGGGATCTTCTCCAAGCGGGTGAACAACGTGGGCGCGGTTGCCGGTATGCTTGCCGGTCTGGTCTTCACGCTGGTCTATATCTTCCTGCACAAAGGCTGGTTCTTCATCCCTGACACCAACTCCTTTGCGGATACGGCAGAGGGCAGCTTGCTGGGCATCCAGTCCACCGCCATCGGTGCGGTTGGCGCGGTGATCAACTTTGCGGTTGCCTTCGGTGTCTCTTCGATCACCAAGGAAACACCGCAGGAGATCAAGGACCTTGTCGAAAGTGTTCGTGTGCCAGCCGGTGCCGGCGGTGCAGTAGATCACTAA